A part of Gracilimonas sediminicola genomic DNA contains:
- a CDS encoding Smr/MutS family protein: MIQTPIYDLNTRKDVKNVETAPIERGGAGCTIVELK; encoded by the coding sequence ATGATACAGACACCTATCTATGACCTCAACACCCGTAAAGATGTCAAGAATGTGGAAACGGCACCTATTGAGCGTGGCGGGGCTGGTTGTACGATCGTGGAGTTGAAGTAG